In a single window of the Equus quagga isolate Etosha38 chromosome 7, UCLA_HA_Equagga_1.0, whole genome shotgun sequence genome:
- the HRH2 gene encoding histamine H2 receptor isoform X3: MASNGTAPPYCLDSTACKVTVSVVLIVLILITIAGNVVVCLAVGLNRRLRSLTNCFIVSLAITDLLLGLLVLPFSAFYQLSCTWGFGEVFCNIYTSLDVMLCTASILNLFMISLDRYCAVTDPLRYPVLVTPVRVVISLVLIWVISITLSFLSIHLGWNSRSENSSSELLTGVNHTASKCKVQVNLVYGLVDGLVTFYLPLLVMCITYYRIFKIARDQARRIHHVGSWKAATIKEHKATVTLAAVMGAFIICWFPYFTVFVYRGLKGDEAVNEVIEAVVLWLGYANSALNPILYAALNRDFRTAYQQLFHCRLAGCNARETFLRSNSSQLSRNQSPEPRRPEEKPLKLQVWSGTEVTVPRGATDSSFWGCAVRLPPQGR, from the coding sequence ATGGCGTCCAATGGCACAGCCCCTCCTTATTGTCTGGACTCTACCGCATGCAAGGTCACTGTCAGCGTGGTCCTCATTGTTCTCATCCTTATCACCATTGCTGGCAATGTGGTGGTCTGCCTGGCCGTGGGCTTGAACCGCCGGCTCCGCAGTCTGACCAACTGCTTCATTGTATCTTTGGCCATCACTGACCTGCTCCTCGGCCTCCTGGTGCTGCCCTTCTCAGCCTTCTACCAGCTGTCCTGCACGTGGGGCTTTGGCGAGGTGTTCTGCAATATCTATACCAGCCTCGATGTCATGCTCTGCACAGCCTCTATCCTCAACCTCTTCATGATCAGCCTCGACCGGTACTGTGCTGTCACGGACCCCCTGCGCTACCCCGTGCTGGTCACTCCTGTCCGGGTGGTCATCTCCCTGGTCTTAATTTGGGTCATCTCCATCACCCTGTCCTTCCTGTCTATCCACCTGGGCTGGAACAGCAGGAGCGAGAACAGCTCGTCAGAGCTGTTGACAGGGGTCAATCACACTGCCTCGAAGTGCAAAGTCCAGGTCAACTTGGTGTACGGCTTGGTGGACGGGCTGGTCACCTTCTACCTGCCTCTGCTGGTCATGTGCATCACCTACTACCGCATCTTCAAGATCGCCCGGGATCAGGCCAGGAGGATCCATCACGTCGGCTCCTGGAAGGCAGCCACCATCAAGGAGCACAAAGCCACAGTGACGCTGGCCGCTGTGATGGGAGCCTTCATCATCTGCTGGTTCCCCTACTTCACCGTGTTTGTCTACCGTGGGCTGAAAGGGGATGAAGCCGTCAATGAGGTCATTGAAGCCGTCGTTCTGTGGCTAGGCTATGCCAACTCGGCCCTGAACCCCATCCTGTACGCTGCACTGAACAGAGACTTCCGCACAGCATACCAGCAGCTCTTCCACTGCAGGTTGGCTGGCTGCAACGCCCGCGAAACTTTTCTGAGGTCCAACAGCTCTCAGCTGTCCAGGAATCAAAGCCCAGAACCCAGGAGGCCGGAAGAGAAGCCCCTGAAGCTCCAGGTGTGGAGTGGGACAGAGGTCACGGTCCCCCGGGGAGCCACAGACAG
- the HRH2 gene encoding histamine H2 receptor isoform X4 produces the protein MASNGTAPPYCLDSTACKVTVSVVLIVLILITIAGNVVVCLAVGLNRRLRSLTNCFIVSLAITDLLLGLLVLPFSAFYQLSCTWGFGEVFCNIYTSLDVMLCTASILNLFMISLDRYCAVTDPLRYPVLVTPVRVVISLVLIWVISITLSFLSIHLGWNSRSENSSSELLTGVNHTASKCKVQVNLVYGLVDGLVTFYLPLLVMCITYYRIFKIARDQARRIHHVGSWKAATIKEHKATVTLAAVMGAFIICWFPYFTVFVYRGLKGDEAVNEVIEAVVLWLGYANSALNPILYAALNRDFRTAYQQLFHCRLAGCNARETFLRSNSSQLSRNQSPEPRRPEEKPLKLQVWSGTEVTVPRGATDRVVQPPPQ, from the coding sequence ATGGCGTCCAATGGCACAGCCCCTCCTTATTGTCTGGACTCTACCGCATGCAAGGTCACTGTCAGCGTGGTCCTCATTGTTCTCATCCTTATCACCATTGCTGGCAATGTGGTGGTCTGCCTGGCCGTGGGCTTGAACCGCCGGCTCCGCAGTCTGACCAACTGCTTCATTGTATCTTTGGCCATCACTGACCTGCTCCTCGGCCTCCTGGTGCTGCCCTTCTCAGCCTTCTACCAGCTGTCCTGCACGTGGGGCTTTGGCGAGGTGTTCTGCAATATCTATACCAGCCTCGATGTCATGCTCTGCACAGCCTCTATCCTCAACCTCTTCATGATCAGCCTCGACCGGTACTGTGCTGTCACGGACCCCCTGCGCTACCCCGTGCTGGTCACTCCTGTCCGGGTGGTCATCTCCCTGGTCTTAATTTGGGTCATCTCCATCACCCTGTCCTTCCTGTCTATCCACCTGGGCTGGAACAGCAGGAGCGAGAACAGCTCGTCAGAGCTGTTGACAGGGGTCAATCACACTGCCTCGAAGTGCAAAGTCCAGGTCAACTTGGTGTACGGCTTGGTGGACGGGCTGGTCACCTTCTACCTGCCTCTGCTGGTCATGTGCATCACCTACTACCGCATCTTCAAGATCGCCCGGGATCAGGCCAGGAGGATCCATCACGTCGGCTCCTGGAAGGCAGCCACCATCAAGGAGCACAAAGCCACAGTGACGCTGGCCGCTGTGATGGGAGCCTTCATCATCTGCTGGTTCCCCTACTTCACCGTGTTTGTCTACCGTGGGCTGAAAGGGGATGAAGCCGTCAATGAGGTCATTGAAGCCGTCGTTCTGTGGCTAGGCTATGCCAACTCGGCCCTGAACCCCATCCTGTACGCTGCACTGAACAGAGACTTCCGCACAGCATACCAGCAGCTCTTCCACTGCAGGTTGGCTGGCTGCAACGCCCGCGAAACTTTTCTGAGGTCCAACAGCTCTCAGCTGTCCAGGAATCAAAGCCCAGAACCCAGGAGGCCGGAAGAGAAGCCCCTGAAGCTCCAGGTGTGGAGTGGGACAGAGGTCACGGTCCCCCGGGGAGCCACAGACAG